One genomic segment of Oreochromis aureus strain Israel breed Guangdong linkage group 9, ZZ_aureus, whole genome shotgun sequence includes these proteins:
- the LOC120442062 gene encoding uncharacterized protein LOC120442062: MNFVNENAVDDAGVSREVYTAFWEQFLEQCEGETERVPRLRPDFCETEWQAVGQIWVKNLLDHGVFPVRLSKAFILACIHGMDSVDVDILIKLFLNYLPPVERSAVEKALQGTMNENDEEDLLDLFTRMGSHFLPPKNNMQPAIETMAHKAVLQEPKYIMDCFSTPMACLQLKLSDKESVLSLYETKKATGKDQCSYLKQQN, encoded by the exons ATGAACTTTGTAAATGAAAATGCTGTTGATGATGCTGGG GTGTCAAGGGAGGTTTACACTGCATTTTGGGAGCAATTTTTGGAACAGTGTGAAGGTGAAACTGAACGAGTTCCAAGGCTGAGGCCAGACTTTTGTGAGACTGAATGGCAAGCAGTTGGGCAGATATGGGTGAAAAACTTACTAGACCATGGTGTCTTTCCAGTGAGGCTATCAAAGGCTTTCATTTTAGCCTGCATCCATGGAATGGACTCAGTTGATGTAGACATTTTGATTAAATTGTTTCTCAACTATCTCCCTCCTGTTGAGAGATCTGCTGTTGAGAAGGCTCTCCAAGGcacaatgaatgaaaatgatgaaGAGGACCTGCTTGACCTTTTTACAAGGATGGGTTCCCACTTCCTACCACCTAAGAACAACATGCAGCCTGCCATTGAAACAATGGCTCATAAGGCCGTTCTCCAAGAGCCAAAGTATATAATGGATTGCTTCTCCACACCCATGGCATGTCTGCAGCTGAAACTGTCAGACAAGGAAAGTGTGTTGTCTCTGTATGAGACAAAGAAGGCCACAGGCAAAGACCAGTGCAGCtatttgaaacaacaaaattGA